The following coding sequences lie in one Mycobacterium sp. DL440 genomic window:
- the mftF gene encoding mycofactocin biosynthesis glycosyltransferase MftF (Members of this protein family, MftF, are glycosyltransferases, members of PF00535 (glycosyl transferase family 2). The encoding gene is found as part of the mycofactocin cassette, in Mycobacterium tuberculosis, many other Actinobacteria, and occasional members of other lineages. Mycofactocin itself, a putative redox carrier, is a heavily modified derivative of the C-terminal Val-Tyr dipeptide of the mycofactocin precursor MftA (TIGR03969).): MTGPRLPDGFAVQVDRRVKVLGAGAALLGGSPTRLLQLAPTAQTMLNGGRLEVHDAQSAQLARTLLDATVAHPRPPSGPSHRDVTVIIPVRDNVSGLHRLIAALRGLRVIVVDDGSAVPVSQSEFAEMHCDVQVLRHFRSNGPAAARNTGLAATETDFVAFLDSDVVPRRGWLEALLGHFCDPAVALVAPRIVGLHTADNVVARYEAVRSSLDLGMREAPVVPYGPVSYVPSAAIICRRSALTGVGGFDETMQSGEDVDLCWRLVESGARLRYEPIALVAHDHRTDLREWFNRKAFYGTSAAPLTARHPGKTAPVVISGWTLMVWLLLAMGSCFGYLGSVVIAIFTGRRIARSLSTVDTEPTEVAAVTARGLWSAALQLCSAICRHYWPVALVAALMFRRARHAVLVAAVLDGVVDWATRRGNADDDTKPVGLLTHILLKRLDDLAYGMGLWTGVVRERQLGALKPQLRS; the protein is encoded by the coding sequence ATGACCGGACCGAGGCTGCCCGACGGTTTTGCCGTGCAGGTGGATCGCCGGGTCAAGGTGCTCGGGGCCGGCGCGGCCCTACTCGGCGGGTCGCCTACCCGGTTGCTGCAGCTGGCTCCCACGGCGCAGACCATGCTCAACGGCGGCCGTCTGGAGGTGCACGACGCGCAGAGCGCGCAACTGGCCCGGACTTTGCTCGACGCCACGGTCGCGCATCCCCGCCCGCCCAGCGGGCCGTCGCACCGTGACGTGACGGTCATTATTCCGGTGCGCGACAACGTATCCGGCCTGCATCGGCTGATCGCGGCGTTGCGGGGTCTGCGGGTGATCGTGGTCGACGACGGCTCGGCGGTTCCGGTCTCGCAATCAGAATTTGCCGAGATGCACTGCGATGTGCAGGTGCTCCGGCACTTCCGTAGCAACGGCCCGGCGGCCGCCCGCAACACGGGCCTGGCCGCGACGGAGACCGATTTCGTGGCGTTCCTCGACTCGGATGTGGTGCCGCGGCGGGGGTGGCTGGAGGCATTGCTCGGACACTTCTGCGACCCGGCGGTGGCGCTGGTGGCGCCGCGCATCGTCGGGCTGCACACCGCCGACAACGTCGTCGCCCGGTACGAGGCCGTGCGGTCGTCGTTGGATCTCGGGATGCGGGAGGCGCCGGTGGTGCCCTACGGCCCGGTGTCCTACGTACCGAGTGCGGCCATCATCTGCCGGCGCTCCGCGCTGACCGGGGTGGGCGGGTTCGACGAGACCATGCAGTCCGGTGAGGATGTCGATCTGTGCTGGCGCCTGGTCGAATCCGGGGCCCGCCTGCGGTACGAGCCGATCGCGCTGGTTGCTCACGACCACCGGACAGATCTGCGAGAGTGGTTCAACCGCAAGGCTTTCTATGGCACCTCGGCAGCGCCGTTGACCGCCCGGCATCCGGGCAAGACCGCCCCGGTGGTGATCTCCGGGTGGACGCTGATGGTGTGGCTGCTCCTGGCCATGGGGTCGTGTTTCGGATACCTCGGCTCGGTGGTGATCGCGATCTTCACCGGCCGGCGCATCGCACGGTCCCTCAGCACGGTCGATACCGAACCCACCGAGGTCGCGGCGGTGACCGCGCGAGGGCTGTGGTCGGCGGCTCTCCAGTTGTGCTCGGCGATTTGTCGGCACTACTGGCCGGTCGCCCTGGTCGCCGCCCTGATGTTCCGGCGGGCCAGACACGCGGTGCTGGTGGCCGCGGTGCTCGACGGCGTGGTCGACTGGGCGACCCGGCGCGGCAATGCCGACGACGACACCAAACCCGTCGGCCTGCTGACCCACATCCTGCTCAAGCGTCTGGACGATCTCGCCTACGGGATGGGACTGTGGACCGGTGTGGTGCGGGAACGTCAGCTGGGCGCGCTCAAGCCGCAGCTGCGGAGCTAA